From Vicingus serpentipes, the proteins below share one genomic window:
- a CDS encoding glycosyltransferase family 2 protein, which produces MKLSIIIVNYNVKNFLDQCLNSVFKGITKIEAEVFVVDNISTDGSVEMVQKKYPSVKLIANEKNVGFSIANNQAIKIAKGEYILLLNPDTVVEEDTFEKCIQFSDNQTELGGLGVKMIDGNGIFLPESKRGLPTPSVSFYKIFGLSSLFPKSKKFAKYHLGYLNEDETNEIEILSGAYMWMRKSVLDEIGYLDEGFFMYGEDIDLSYRIIQAGYKNYYFPKTKIIHYKGESTKKGSINYVFVFYNAMIIFSKKHFTKNAKAFSFFINIAIYLRAALALIVRFINYFKLPLIDTGFILLILVLLNFLKPYLGFPNQIEINNEYGLLNVLLVVMSFITGQAILKGYTQTVRINRTLWGMVLGTVLLVGVNAIFPKEYSFSNKFLISILSGIIFIIPSTRFTLNYFNKLKLRKNNNKSIIVTGDKPFIEKISNLVEKQQTISELLKINPSNNCSTEDEDFFIGKKYQLKDIAQIYNTSEVIFSSNNMTYKDIIEEMSQPKNKYIDYKISLRNELLIGGSTVEKI; this is translated from the coding sequence TTGAAACTATCCATCATCATAGTAAATTATAATGTAAAAAACTTTTTAGATCAATGCCTTAACTCTGTTTTTAAAGGCATTACAAAAATTGAAGCCGAAGTCTTTGTTGTAGATAATATTTCAACTGACGGTTCAGTTGAAATGGTTCAAAAGAAATACCCTTCAGTCAAGTTAATTGCCAATGAAAAAAATGTAGGATTTTCTATTGCTAATAACCAAGCAATAAAAATAGCTAAAGGAGAATATATTTTATTACTTAACCCCGACACTGTTGTAGAAGAAGATACATTTGAAAAATGCATTCAGTTTTCTGACAACCAAACAGAACTTGGAGGGCTAGGCGTTAAAATGATTGATGGAAATGGTATTTTCTTACCCGAATCAAAAAGAGGACTTCCTACACCTAGTGTTTCTTTTTATAAAATATTTGGATTGTCGAGCTTATTTCCTAAATCTAAAAAATTTGCAAAATATCATTTAGGCTATTTAAATGAAGATGAAACCAACGAAATAGAAATACTGTCTGGAGCATATATGTGGATGAGAAAAAGTGTCTTAGATGAAATTGGGTATTTAGATGAAGGCTTTTTTATGTACGGAGAAGACATTGATCTATCCTACAGAATAATTCAAGCCGGCTATAAAAATTATTATTTTCCTAAGACTAAAATCATACACTACAAAGGCGAAAGCACGAAAAAAGGAAGTATCAACTATGTTTTTGTGTTTTACAACGCTATGATTATATTCTCAAAAAAACACTTTACAAAAAATGCAAAAGCTTTTTCATTTTTTATAAATATTGCCATATACCTCAGGGCTGCTCTTGCTTTAATTGTTCGTTTTATAAATTATTTTAAGTTGCCACTTATTGATACTGGTTTTATATTATTAATTCTAGTCTTATTAAATTTTTTAAAACCTTATTTAGGCTTTCCAAATCAAATTGAAATAAATAATGAATATGGTTTACTAAACGTTCTACTTGTTGTTATGTCTTTTATTACGGGACAGGCAATTTTAAAAGGTTACACACAAACCGTTAGAATAAACAGAACTTTATGGGGAATGGTTTTAGGAACCGTGCTTTTAGTTGGAGTAAATGCTATTTTTCCAAAAGAATATTCATTTTCTAATAAATTCTTAATCAGCATCTTATCTGGTATAATATTCATCATTCCTTCAACTCGATTCACACTAAATTATTTTAACAAATTAAAACTTAGAAAAAATAATAACAAGAGTATAATAGTTACTGGAGATAAACCCTTTATTGAAAAAATAAGCAATTTAGTAGAAAAACAACAGACTATTTCTGAGTTATTAAAAATTAACCCCTCAAATAATTGCTCTACAGAAGATGAAGATTTTTTTATTGGAAAAAAATATCAACTAAAAGATATTGCTCAAATTTACAACACTAGCGAAGTGATATTTTCTTCAAACAACATGACTTACAAGGATATAATTGAAGAAATGTCTCAACCTAAAAACAAATACATAGACTATAAAATATCACTTAGAAACGAACTCTTAATTGGAGGAAGTACAGTTGAAAAAATATAA
- a CDS encoding porin family protein: MKNLKLILTTTILILTNNFFAQKISLGPEVGINLIPTEKTDIGSNYQLGFHLGAQIKYHFSESFSLSSGLYATQKKKLYSSIDTTTTPDPLGGLIGGLGGLGGGTTNNEANVYTTTTGIVTELYLQIPILANYEIANINFYAGPYAGLLLSATRKEKYNVESTATDVSSFLPSGFGALGNLLQPSNNEPEPSTTKSKEGLATIDFGATAGIGYRVDKLNFNLFYSMGFLDYRKDKGNESIDTHNSVQFSIAYLFNIGGSKGLKNRYDLDIE; the protein is encoded by the coding sequence ATGAAAAACTTAAAACTAATACTAACAACCACAATTCTTATTCTAACAAACAATTTTTTTGCACAAAAAATTTCTTTAGGACCAGAAGTTGGAATAAATTTAATCCCAACTGAAAAAACAGATATTGGAAGCAACTACCAATTAGGTTTTCATCTTGGCGCTCAAATAAAATATCACTTTTCAGAAAGTTTTAGCTTAAGTTCTGGATTGTATGCTACTCAAAAAAAGAAACTTTACTCTTCAATTGATACCACAACTACACCCGACCCACTTGGAGGACTAATAGGTGGACTTGGCGGACTAGGTGGTGGAACTACAAACAATGAAGCTAATGTTTACACTACTACTACAGGAATTGTTACCGAATTATATCTTCAAATACCAATTTTAGCTAATTATGAAATTGCTAATATTAATTTTTATGCTGGACCTTATGCTGGTCTTTTATTAAGTGCTACACGAAAAGAAAAATACAATGTTGAATCAACTGCTACAGATGTATCATCATTTCTTCCTTCTGGCTTTGGTGCTTTAGGTAACTTATTACAACCTTCAAATAATGAACCTGAACCATCAACTACTAAGTCAAAAGAAGGCTTAGCGACAATTGATTTTGGCGCAACAGCTGGAATTGGATATAGAGTTGACAAACTAAACTTCAACCTTTTTTATTCAATGGGTTTTTTAGATTATAGAAAAGATAAAGGCAATGAAAGTATTGATACACATAATTCAGTTCAATTTTCCATTGCTTATTTATTCAACATTGGAGGAAGTAAAGGTCTCAAAAACAGGTATGATTTAGATATTGAATAA